The Erythrobacter aurantius genome includes a window with the following:
- the ccoG gene encoding cytochrome c oxidase accessory protein CcoG, translated as MADSDEIEKSRDWQGALNRTGVTEAEASDGILSPSDRQPKPKPVLSGGPGGSTLLYEKRKAVHNKRIDGPFRRFKWLVMVVTLAIYYVTPWIRWDRGAYAPDQAVLVDLANRRFYMFDIEIWPHEFYFVAGMLIMAGIGLFLVTSAVGRAWCGYACPQTVWTDVFQHVDRFFDGDRNARMRLDKAPWGPAKIARRGSKWTVYLLISMLTGGAWILYFADAPTLFRDFFTGEAAPVAYMTVAVLTGTTFWLGGFMREQVCIYMCPWPRIQAAMLDEKSLIVTYKDWRGEQRGSLKKAQKEPEKYGDCIDCRECVAVCPTGIDIREGQQIGCITCALCIDACDRVMKDIGRPRGLIDYATLEQCEAEAAGAAPKPAWKALLRPRTFIYTGIWASIGLAMLFALGTRTHTDLTVSPDRNPPYMLLKDGAVRNAYTLRLRNMEARPRDMEVALVGLPEGAVMWTDRIGSDAAAPIQTINVPADETRVVRAYVTIPAGTTADQFVFQLTSLDEQREQDREETTFSTPGGN; from the coding sequence ATGGCCGACTCTGATGAAATCGAGAAATCCCGCGATTGGCAGGGAGCTCTCAACCGAACCGGAGTGACTGAAGCTGAAGCGTCGGACGGCATCCTCTCGCCGTCCGACCGTCAGCCAAAGCCCAAGCCCGTCCTGTCGGGCGGCCCGGGTGGATCGACGCTGCTCTATGAAAAGCGCAAGGCCGTCCATAACAAGCGGATCGACGGCCCGTTCCGCCGCTTCAAATGGCTGGTCATGGTCGTCACGCTGGCGATCTATTACGTGACCCCGTGGATCCGCTGGGATCGCGGCGCCTACGCCCCTGATCAGGCGGTGCTGGTGGATCTCGCCAACCGCCGTTTCTATATGTTCGATATCGAGATCTGGCCGCACGAATTCTATTTCGTCGCCGGCATGCTCATCATGGCCGGGATCGGCCTGTTTCTGGTGACCAGCGCCGTGGGCCGCGCATGGTGCGGCTATGCCTGCCCGCAAACGGTCTGGACCGATGTGTTCCAGCATGTTGACCGGTTCTTCGACGGTGATCGTAATGCGCGCATGCGGCTGGACAAGGCACCCTGGGGGCCTGCCAAGATCGCGCGCCGGGGCAGCAAATGGACTGTCTATCTGCTGATCAGCATGCTGACCGGCGGCGCATGGATCCTCTATTTTGCCGATGCGCCCACGCTGTTCCGGGACTTCTTCACCGGAGAGGCCGCGCCCGTCGCTTACATGACCGTGGCCGTCCTGACCGGCACGACTTTCTGGCTGGGAGGCTTCATGCGCGAACAGGTGTGCATTTACATGTGCCCGTGGCCGCGTATCCAGGCGGCGATGCTCGACGAAAAGTCGCTGATCGTCACTTACAAGGACTGGCGCGGCGAACAGCGCGGCAGCCTTAAAAAAGCGCAGAAGGAGCCGGAGAAATACGGCGACTGCATCGATTGCCGCGAGTGCGTGGCGGTGTGCCCCACCGGGATCGACATCCGCGAAGGTCAGCAGATCGGTTGCATCACCTGTGCACTGTGCATCGACGCGTGCGACCGGGTGATGAAGGACATCGGCCGCCCTCGCGGGCTGATCGATTATGCGACGCTTGAACAATGCGAAGCGGAGGCTGCCGGTGCCGCGCCAAAGCCGGCTTGGAAGGCGCTGCTGCGTCCGCGCACCTTCATCTACACCGGGATCTGGGCCAGCATCGGCCTCGCCATGCTGTTTGCGCTGGGTACGCGGACTCACACCGACCTGACGGTTTCGCCCGATCGCAACCCGCCCTATATGCTGCTTAAGGACGGCGCGGTTCGCAACGCCTACACGCTGCGGCTGCGCAATATGGAAGCACGGCCCCGCGACATGGAAGTGGCGCTGGTCGGACTTCCCGAAGGCGCGGTGATGTGGACGGACCGGATCGGCAGCGATGCCGCCGCTCCTATCCAGACCATCAACGTTCCGGCAGATGAAACGAGGGTGGTGCGTGCCTATGTCACCATCCCCGCCGGGACCACTGCCGATCAGTTCGTTTTCCAGCTGACTTCGCTTGACGAACAGCGCGAACAGGATCGGGAAGAAACAACCTTTAGCACTCCGGGAGGCAATTGA
- the ccoP gene encoding cytochrome-c oxidase, cbb3-type subunit III — MSDQKRIDEPTGTEFVGHEWDGIEELNTPLPRWWLWTFYATILFSIVYVVLYPAWPMVEKATAGTLGWSSRGVLAEEMRAAEASRTEIFERIAATDMEQLAADPELMSQAISGGAAAFKQHCVQCHGQGAAGYEQYGYPNLNDDDWIWGGDLNEIEYTLTHGIRWEGSDQTRITFMPAFAGIFDAGQVNSLVSHVRSLSGEGAGSAAGAQLFADNCAACHGPQGAGDRTQGAPALNDAIWLYGNSEANIRRQILSPRHGVMPGWSDKLDPVTIKMLAAYVHSRGGGEDFEAETPVAEPETPSDDVAQAQEDKGNGRL; from the coding sequence ATGTCTGACCAAAAACGCATCGACGAACCGACCGGCACCGAATTTGTCGGCCACGAATGGGACGGGATCGAGGAACTGAACACCCCGCTGCCGCGCTGGTGGTTGTGGACCTTCTACGCGACGATCCTGTTCAGCATCGTCTATGTGGTGCTGTATCCCGCATGGCCGATGGTCGAAAAGGCTACGGCTGGCACGCTTGGCTGGTCTTCGCGCGGAGTGCTGGCCGAAGAAATGCGCGCGGCAGAGGCATCGCGCACCGAAATCTTCGAACGCATTGCCGCAACCGACATGGAACAGCTTGCTGCTGATCCAGAGCTGATGAGCCAGGCCATTTCAGGCGGCGCTGCGGCCTTCAAGCAGCACTGCGTCCAGTGCCACGGACAAGGCGCCGCAGGGTATGAACAATACGGCTACCCCAACCTCAACGATGACGACTGGATCTGGGGCGGCGATCTGAACGAGATCGAATACACCCTGACTCACGGCATCCGTTGGGAAGGCTCGGACCAGACCCGCATCACCTTCATGCCTGCATTCGCCGGTATCTTCGACGCAGGCCAGGTCAACTCGCTGGTCTCGCATGTCCGTTCGCTCAGCGGCGAAGGGGCTGGCAGCGCGGCAGGCGCACAATTGTTCGCTGACAATTGTGCCGCATGCCACGGCCCGCAAGGCGCCGGTGACCGTACGCAGGGTGCACCCGCACTCAACGACGCGATCTGGCTCTATGGCAATTCCGAAGCCAATATCCGTCGGCAAATCCTGAGCCCCCGCCATGGCGTCATGCCGGGCTGGAGTGACAAGCTTGATCCGGTGACGATCAAGATGCTCGCCGCCTATGTCCACTCGCGTGGTGGTGGTGAGGATTTCGAGGCGGAAACGCCGGTGGCGGAGCCTGAAACTCCGTCGGATGATGTCGCTCAGGCGCAGGAAGACAAGGGCAATGGCCGACTCTGA
- the ccoO gene encoding cytochrome-c oxidase, cbb3-type subunit II, with amino-acid sequence MSTNSPNQGAFEGHKKLEKNITLLAAATFVTVAIGGIVEIAPLFWIDNTIEKVEGMHPYTPLEQAGRDIYIREGCYVCHSQMIRPFRDEVERYGHYSLAAESMYDHPFQWGSKRTGPDLARVGGRYSDEWHVQHLKDPQSVVPESIMPGYSFLAETPLKVADISANLTALSRVGVPYSQIDIDMAENDMFAQADPNLDPGDLEERYPKAQVRDYDGNPDQVTEMDALIAYLQMLGTLVDVDSAAAQAELAEEKGR; translated from the coding sequence ATGAGCACCAACTCACCCAATCAGGGCGCCTTTGAGGGCCACAAGAAGCTTGAGAAGAACATCACCCTGCTCGCTGCGGCAACATTCGTGACTGTCGCAATCGGCGGGATCGTGGAAATCGCTCCGCTGTTCTGGATCGACAACACGATCGAGAAGGTAGAGGGTATGCATCCCTATACCCCGCTCGAACAGGCCGGCCGCGACATCTACATCCGCGAAGGATGCTATGTCTGTCACAGCCAGATGATCCGCCCGTTCCGCGACGAGGTTGAACGCTACGGCCATTACAGCCTCGCAGCGGAATCGATGTACGATCACCCCTTCCAATGGGGCTCGAAACGCACCGGGCCTGATCTGGCGCGCGTTGGCGGGCGCTATTCCGACGAATGGCACGTCCAGCACCTCAAGGACCCGCAAAGCGTGGTGCCCGAAAGCATCATGCCCGGATACAGCTTCCTCGCGGAAACCCCGCTGAAGGTTGCGGACATTTCGGCCAACCTCACGGCGCTGAGCCGGGTCGGGGTGCCGTACAGCCAGATCGACATCGACATGGCCGAAAACGACATGTTCGCGCAGGCCGATCCCAATCTGGATCCGGGCGATCTTGAGGAACGCTATCCCAAGGCGCAGGTGCGTGATTACGACGGCAATCCCGATCAGGTCACCGAAATGGACGCGCTGATCGCTTACCTCCAGATGCTCGGCACGCTGGTGGATGTCGATAGCGCCGCCGCACAGGCCGAACTGGCAGAGGAGAAGGGCCGATGA
- the ccoN gene encoding cytochrome-c oxidase, cbb3-type subunit I — protein sequence MESVLGRFGAWALVLCAAIAAIAGAQDSGFAIHMGIVALVAAILMVATLTSFDPMAKAQSIFKMPTDPSHYDDDVVRWGVIATMFWGLAGLLAGVFIAAQLAFPVLNLEPWLNFGRLRPLHTSAVIFAFGGNALIATSFYVVQRTCRTQLALPGLARFVFWGYQLFIVLAATGYLLGVTQSKEYAEPEWYVDLWLTIVWVAYLVVFVGTLLKRHEPHIYVANWFFLAFIVTVAMLHVVNNLAMPVSLLGSRSYSAFAGVQDALTQWWYGHNAVGFFLTAGFLAMMYYFVPKQANRPVYSYRLSIIHFWSLIFLYIWAGPHHLHYTALPDWAQTLGMVFSIMLWMPSWGGMINGLMTLNGAWDKIRTDPIIRMMVMALAFYGMSTFEGPMLSIKAVNSLSHYTDWTIGHVHSGALGWNGMITFACVYFLVPRLWNKERLYSLRMINWHFWLATLGIVFYAASMWVAGITQGLMWREYGSDGYLVNSFIDTVSALHPMYLMRAFGGLLYLSGAILMVYNIWMTIAGHQREEAPMDDTPHNEAADRPIVQPQAQPAE from the coding sequence ATGGAATCAGTACTCGGAAGGTTCGGGGCCTGGGCCCTTGTCCTGTGTGCAGCGATAGCCGCTATCGCTGGCGCGCAGGATAGCGGCTTTGCCATTCACATGGGGATTGTGGCGCTGGTTGCCGCGATCCTGATGGTTGCCACACTCACCAGCTTTGACCCGATGGCCAAGGCGCAAAGCATCTTCAAGATGCCTACAGACCCGTCGCACTATGACGATGATGTGGTGCGCTGGGGTGTCATCGCGACAATGTTCTGGGGGCTGGCGGGCTTGCTTGCAGGTGTGTTCATCGCCGCACAGCTGGCCTTTCCGGTCTTGAACCTCGAACCCTGGCTGAACTTCGGCCGGCTGCGCCCGCTGCACACTTCGGCGGTGATCTTCGCATTCGGCGGCAACGCCCTGATCGCGACGAGCTTTTACGTAGTGCAGCGCACTTGCCGCACGCAGCTCGCCCTGCCCGGCCTCGCCCGCTTCGTGTTCTGGGGCTACCAATTGTTCATCGTGCTGGCGGCGACCGGCTACCTTCTGGGCGTCACCCAATCGAAGGAATATGCCGAGCCTGAATGGTACGTCGACCTTTGGCTGACCATCGTCTGGGTTGCCTACCTCGTCGTGTTCGTGGGCACGCTGCTCAAGCGGCATGAACCGCACATCTACGTTGCCAACTGGTTCTTCCTCGCCTTCATCGTCACTGTCGCGATGCTGCATGTCGTCAACAATCTGGCGATGCCTGTCAGTCTGCTCGGATCGCGCAGCTACAGTGCCTTTGCGGGTGTCCAGGACGCGCTGACCCAGTGGTGGTACGGCCACAATGCGGTGGGCTTCTTCCTTACCGCCGGCTTCCTCGCGATGATGTATTACTTCGTGCCGAAGCAGGCCAATCGCCCGGTCTATTCGTATCGCCTGTCGATCATCCACTTCTGGTCGCTTATCTTCCTCTACATCTGGGCAGGTCCGCACCACCTCCACTACACCGCGCTGCCCGACTGGGCGCAGACGCTGGGCATGGTGTTCTCGATCATGCTGTGGATGCCCAGCTGGGGCGGCATGATCAACGGTCTGATGACGCTGAACGGCGCATGGGACAAGATCCGCACCGATCCGATCATCCGCATGATGGTGATGGCGCTCGCCTTCTACGGCATGAGCACTTTCGAAGGTCCGATGCTGTCGATCAAGGCCGTGAACAGCCTGTCGCACTACACCGACTGGACCATCGGCCACGTCCACTCCGGCGCGCTGGGATGGAACGGCATGATCACCTTCGCCTGCGTCTACTTCCTGGTGCCGCGCCTTTGGAACAAGGAGCGTCTGTATTCGCTGCGCATGATCAACTGGCACTTCTGGCTCGCCACTCTCGGCATCGTTTTCTACGCCGCGAGCATGTGGGTCGCCGGGATCACGCAGGGCCTGATGTGGCGTGAATACGGCTCGGACGGGTATCTGGTGAACAGCTTCATCGACACCGTCTCGGCGCTGCACCCGATGTACCTGATGCGTGCCTTTGGCGGCCTTCTCTACCTCTCGGGCGCCATCCTGATGGTCTACAACATCTGGATGACGATCGCTGGCCACCAGCGTGAAGAAGCCCCGATGGATGACACGCCGCACAACGAAGCCGCCGATCGTCCGATCGTCCAACCCCAAGCCCAACCGGCAGAATAA
- the hemN gene encoding oxygen-independent coproporphyrinogen III oxidase, whose translation MWPYHPDLLETPVPRYTSYPTAADFGQLPAGSIEQAIERSTGDVSLYLHIPFCEKICYYCGCNTGASGRRERVESYLTALHEEIEIVASLLPVSARVRRIAFGGGSPNAIEPHEFISIVDAINHHFRLHDTEWSIELDPRTMSARWAGAIGEAGVTRASMGVQTFAPHCQKAIGREQSDSLICQSTDWLRSAGVTSLNFDLMYGLPGQTRGDLVDSMEKTRLLGADRVAVFGYAHVPHLVSRQKMIDATNLPGREERFAMAEDGFRFFTCNGYQAVGFDHFALPSDSMAIATRDGTLRRNFQGFTDDTAEVLIGLGSSSISGFPDLIAQNEKKNGRYRVLSAQGRLSASVGIVRSAEDQMRGRLIEALLCKGNAKLSPCLFSQVQDRLAPFLARGLATLEGMTLTITPSGLPYARVIASLFDRFRETTQKRFSSAI comes from the coding sequence ATGTGGCCATATCATCCTGACCTGCTCGAAACGCCCGTACCGCGTTACACGAGCTATCCCACCGCTGCCGATTTCGGCCAGCTTCCCGCCGGATCGATAGAGCAGGCGATTGAGCGGAGCACGGGCGATGTCTCGCTCTACCTCCACATCCCGTTCTGCGAGAAGATCTGCTATTATTGCGGTTGCAACACCGGGGCATCGGGACGGCGTGAGCGGGTAGAGAGCTATCTCACCGCGCTGCACGAGGAAATCGAGATCGTTGCCAGCCTGCTTCCCGTCAGCGCGCGGGTGCGGCGCATCGCCTTTGGTGGAGGCAGCCCCAACGCGATCGAGCCGCATGAATTCATCTCCATCGTCGATGCGATCAACCACCATTTCCGGCTGCATGACACCGAATGGTCGATAGAGCTTGACCCGCGCACCATGTCAGCGCGCTGGGCCGGCGCGATTGGCGAGGCTGGCGTTACTCGCGCCAGCATGGGGGTGCAGACATTCGCCCCGCATTGCCAGAAAGCCATCGGACGCGAGCAGAGCGACAGCCTGATCTGCCAGAGCACGGACTGGCTGCGATCAGCCGGGGTCACGTCGCTGAATTTCGATCTGATGTACGGCCTGCCGGGACAAACCAGAGGCGATCTCGTCGACAGCATGGAAAAGACCCGCCTGCTTGGCGCAGATCGCGTCGCGGTTTTCGGCTATGCCCATGTTCCGCATCTCGTTTCCCGGCAAAAGATGATCGATGCCACCAATCTGCCCGGCCGCGAAGAACGGTTTGCAATGGCCGAGGACGGCTTCCGCTTCTTCACCTGCAATGGCTACCAGGCAGTCGGCTTCGATCACTTCGCGCTGCCCAGCGACTCCATGGCGATCGCCACGCGCGATGGCACGCTGCGGCGCAATTTTCAGGGATTTACAGATGATACCGCCGAAGTGCTTATCGGTCTCGGCTCTTCGTCGATCAGCGGCTTTCCTGATCTGATCGCGCAAAATGAAAAGAAGAATGGCCGTTACCGTGTGCTGTCAGCGCAAGGGAGGCTTTCGGCATCGGTAGGTATCGTGCGCTCAGCCGAAGACCAGATGCGCGGACGCCTGATCGAGGCGCTGCTGTGCAAGGGCAACGCCAAGCTTTCCCCATGCCTGTTTTCGCAGGTTCAGGATCGACTCGCCCCCTTCCTCGCACGCGGACTGGCGACGTTGGAGGGCATGACACTGACGATCACGCCTTCGGGCCTGCCCTATGCGCGGGTGATCGCATCGCTGTTCGATCGCTTCCGCGAGACGACCCAGAAACGCTTTAGCTCGGCGATCTGA
- a CDS encoding heavy metal translocating P-type ATPase, whose product MAAPAITHETDALLKGTRFTVPGMRCAGCIAKIERELPKLDGVAAARVNFSAKRVAVEHDPSVTEADLTEALLKLGFEAQPIEANPLGVETQERKTLVRALGVAGFGMMNIMLLSVSIWSGAEGATRELFHWLSALIAMPVIAYSGRPFFSSAWMALKYRRTNMDVPISIGVILATALSLYETITGGGHAYFESAVMLLFFLLAGRALDAEMRTRTRAGIGALLGRMGKSASVIGPDGTTTRMAAGDLEPGMLVLVAAGEALAADGEVEDGTSTIDNSMLTGESTPEPVGPRSKVHAGAINLGAPFRMRLTRTADDTALAEIARLMDEAGQSRSHYVRIADRASRAYAPAVHTLAALAFVGWMIAGAGWHQSLVIAIAVLIITCPCAMGLAVPTAQVVASGALLKRGLLVKDGSALERLAETDVALFDKTGTLTLGEPRADISGLDAEARSVALGLAQSSRHPLSRGLAESLRREGVEAAAVQGVEEISGQGLSGTWNGLRVALERPDSHSADLATRLRIGDAVETITFSDPLRPDAAETIAAMRDQGIEASILSGDRSEAVEAAAQTLGMQARAQVSPQAKLAALEELRSSGKRPLMVGDGLNDGPALAAAHASIAPGTASDASQQAADAVFIGDRLMPVALAIRVARRTMQIVRQNFVFAIGYNVLAVPLALFGYVTPLIAAIAMSVSSLVVVANSLRLAGSAKEPIA is encoded by the coding sequence ATTGCAGCCCCCGCCATTACCCATGAAACCGATGCCCTGCTGAAAGGCACGCGCTTCACCGTTCCCGGAATGCGCTGCGCCGGGTGCATCGCCAAGATCGAGCGCGAACTGCCCAAACTCGATGGTGTCGCGGCTGCACGGGTGAACTTCTCGGCAAAGCGGGTCGCGGTCGAACATGATCCGTCCGTGACAGAAGCGGATCTGACGGAAGCGCTGCTGAAGCTGGGATTTGAAGCGCAACCAATCGAGGCCAATCCGCTGGGGGTCGAAACTCAGGAGCGCAAGACGCTGGTGCGCGCGCTGGGGGTTGCGGGCTTCGGCATGATGAACATCATGCTGCTTTCCGTCAGCATCTGGTCGGGCGCGGAAGGGGCCACCCGCGAGCTGTTCCACTGGCTGTCCGCTCTGATCGCGATGCCGGTGATCGCCTATTCGGGCCGGCCGTTCTTTTCATCTGCGTGGATGGCGCTCAAGTATCGCCGCACGAACATGGACGTGCCGATTTCGATCGGGGTGATCCTGGCAACCGCTCTCAGCCTCTACGAGACGATCACCGGGGGCGGTCATGCCTATTTCGAAAGCGCGGTGATGCTGCTGTTCTTCCTGCTTGCGGGACGAGCGCTGGACGCAGAGATGCGCACCCGCACCCGCGCCGGGATCGGTGCGCTGCTGGGCCGGATGGGCAAGAGCGCCAGCGTTATCGGCCCCGATGGCACCACCACCCGCATGGCGGCTGGCGATCTGGAGCCGGGAATGCTGGTTCTGGTCGCAGCCGGAGAAGCGCTGGCGGCTGACGGCGAAGTCGAAGACGGCACCAGCACGATCGACAATTCCATGCTGACAGGGGAAAGCACGCCCGAACCTGTCGGCCCCCGCAGCAAGGTGCATGCCGGCGCGATCAATCTCGGCGCTCCGTTCCGTATGCGCCTGACCCGCACCGCTGATGACACGGCGCTGGCTGAAATCGCACGGCTGATGGACGAAGCCGGGCAATCGCGCAGCCATTATGTCCGCATCGCCGACCGCGCCAGCCGCGCCTATGCTCCCGCTGTCCACACGCTCGCCGCGCTTGCTTTCGTGGGCTGGATGATCGCCGGAGCGGGCTGGCACCAGTCGCTTGTCATCGCGATTGCGGTGCTGATCATCACTTGTCCCTGCGCGATGGGACTTGCCGTGCCGACAGCGCAGGTGGTCGCCTCTGGCGCGCTGCTCAAGCGCGGGCTTCTGGTGAAAGACGGCAGCGCGCTTGAACGGCTTGCCGAAACCGACGTTGCGCTGTTCGACAAGACCGGCACGCTTACCCTTGGCGAACCGCGCGCGGATATCTCCGGCCTTGATGCGGAAGCCCGCAGCGTGGCGCTGGGCCTTGCACAATCGAGCCGCCACCCGCTCAGCCGCGGTCTGGCGGAAAGCCTTCGCCGCGAAGGGGTAGAGGCCGCAGCTGTCCAAGGCGTCGAGGAAATCAGCGGTCAGGGATTGTCCGGCACATGGAACGGACTGCGCGTCGCGCTGGAACGGCCCGACAGCCATTCCGCCGATCTGGCGACGAGACTGCGCATCGGCGATGCTGTCGAAACCATTACCTTTAGCGATCCGCTGCGCCCCGATGCGGCAGAGACGATTGCGGCCATGCGCGATCAGGGGATCGAAGCCAGCATCCTTTCCGGCGATCGCAGCGAGGCGGTGGAAGCGGCAGCGCAGACGCTCGGCATGCAGGCCCGCGCCCAAGTCAGCCCGCAGGCAAAGCTTGCCGCGCTTGAGGAATTGCGCAGTTCCGGCAAACGCCCGCTGATGGTCGGCGACGGCCTCAACGATGGCCCCGCCCTCGCCGCTGCCCACGCCTCCATCGCTCCCGGCACCGCCAGCGACGCGAGCCAGCAGGCCGCCGACGCGGTGTTCATCGGTGACAGGCTGATGCCGGTTGCGCTCGCGATCCGTGTCGCACGGCGCACCATGCAGATCGTCCGCCAGAATTTTGTCTTTGCGATCGGATACAATGTGCTGGCCGTCCCGCTGGCGCTGTTCGGCTATGTCACGCCGCTGATCGCCGCGATCGCCATGTCAGTCAGTTCGCTGGTGGTTGTGGCCAATTCGCTGCGGCTGGCGGGCAGCGCGAAGGAGCCTATTGCATGA
- the ccoS gene encoding cbb3-type cytochrome oxidase assembly protein CcoS, which produces MTGLAFLIPIALLMGAAGLAAFFWAMRDGQYEDMDGAAARILIDDEQDAS; this is translated from the coding sequence ATGACCGGCCTCGCATTCCTCATCCCGATCGCGCTGCTGATGGGCGCGGCGGGCCTTGCCGCATTCTTCTGGGCGATGCGCGATGGCCAGTATGAAGACATGGACGGCGCGGCAGCGCGCATCCTGATCGATGACGAACAGGACGCGTCATGA
- a CDS encoding FixH family protein encodes MAQTSRKGTFTGRHMVGVLVVGFGIVVAVNFYMASLAVGGFHGVVVENSYVASQKFNGWMEDAEASRALGWEVQASREDAGFVVITTTDVPAGADIKAELRRPLGDHEFASLTFEDLGNGVYRSSQPVDGGRWTMRLFIAAGDKRWAEESELK; translated from the coding sequence ATGGCCCAGACTTCACGCAAGGGGACCTTCACCGGCCGACACATGGTGGGTGTGCTGGTCGTCGGTTTCGGCATAGTCGTTGCGGTGAATTTCTACATGGCGAGTCTGGCCGTGGGGGGCTTCCACGGGGTGGTGGTCGAAAACTCCTATGTCGCAAGCCAGAAATTCAACGGCTGGATGGAAGATGCGGAGGCCTCGCGCGCACTTGGCTGGGAAGTGCAAGCCAGCCGCGAGGATGCGGGCTTCGTCGTGATCACGACCACGGACGTGCCGGCGGGAGCGGACATCAAGGCCGAACTGCGCCGTCCGCTTGGCGATCATGAATTCGCCAGCCTCACCTTCGAAGACCTTGGCAATGGCGTCTACCGTTCAAGCCAACCGGTTGACGGGGGACGCTGGACCATGCGGCTGTTCATCGCAGCGGGCGACAAGCGCTGGGCCGAGGAAAGCGAGCTCAAGTGA
- a CDS encoding Crp/Fnr family transcriptional regulator translates to MILIKDDAGQTMHSVTIMATVTITPEQASMDAFRDTLVRDAGSDTIAEKLCAVGEYQQIVRGGELPVDPDEDRLVFIASGSAKLFASSPARGASGDEAENPTLSTQVLAFHFPGDIVSVLRQADGDFRLAALSDLEVVIFRADQFLDVAQNDPAVIRTVLARSLQALHRSRTRMMQMGHKSARQRIADFLVSIAERICGRTSGECEFNLPMSRRDIGDSLGLTIETVSRQFADLKAEGLIETNGRSGIRLCNLDALASRGGCQ, encoded by the coding sequence TTGATTCTGATCAAAGACGATGCCGGTCAGACGATGCATTCGGTCACCATTATGGCGACCGTCACGATCACTCCTGAACAGGCCAGCATGGATGCGTTCCGCGATACGCTTGTGCGGGATGCCGGTTCGGATACGATTGCAGAAAAGCTGTGCGCGGTCGGCGAATATCAGCAGATTGTACGGGGTGGGGAACTACCGGTAGACCCGGACGAAGACCGGTTGGTCTTCATCGCTTCCGGATCGGCAAAGCTATTCGCATCGTCTCCCGCGAGGGGCGCGAGCGGCGATGAAGCCGAAAATCCGACCCTAAGCACACAGGTGCTGGCGTTCCATTTCCCGGGCGACATCGTTTCGGTCCTGCGTCAGGCCGACGGGGATTTCCGACTTGCAGCGTTAAGCGATCTGGAAGTCGTGATCTTCAGAGCGGACCAGTTTCTGGATGTCGCGCAAAACGATCCGGCGGTTATTCGCACTGTGCTCGCCCGATCGCTGCAGGCCCTTCACCGCAGCCGCACCCGCATGATGCAGATGGGGCACAAATCCGCGCGCCAGCGGATTGCGGACTTCCTGGTGTCGATTGCTGAACGGATTTGCGGACGCACCAGCGGCGAATGCGAATTCAACCTGCCCATGAGCCGCCGTGATATCGGCGACAGTCTGGGCCTGACGATCGAGACGGTCAGCCGGCAATTCGCCGATCTCAAGGCCGAAGGGCTGATTGAGACGAACGGACGATCAGGCATCCGCCTGTGCAACCTTGACGCCCTCGCCTCGCGCGGGGGGTGTCAATAG
- a CDS encoding cbb3-type cytochrome oxidase subunit 3, giving the protein MSFYETLRHFADSYGLAIMFALYLLLCGWHFLPRSREGVEQAKNSIFKEDDHV; this is encoded by the coding sequence ATGAGCTTCTACGAAACTCTGCGCCACTTCGCCGACAGCTACGGCCTGGCGATAATGTTCGCGCTCTACCTGCTGCTTTGCGGATGGCATTTCCTGCCGCGCTCACGCGAAGGCGTAGAGCAAGCCAAGAACTCGATTTTCAAGGAAGACGATCATGTCTGA